In Mustela erminea isolate mMusErm1 chromosome 20, mMusErm1.Pri, whole genome shotgun sequence, the sequence ACAGTACAAAGCAGTGCACTGGAAGCATTTCTCAGGCATGTAAtgtttggaaaaggaagaaggctttcaggggtgcctgcagAAGTTTCTGATTCCCCGGGATCTCCAGGAGAATCTACGGAGCACCTGGAGGAGCCCGAGCACAGGCTGTGGTTACAGTCCCTCACCTGGGCGGTGTTCCTCTCCCAGACTCGCAGGAGAGTCCTGTTTCCGTCccgctttcctccctcccccaaccccagtagGTGCACTCCGTTCTGTAGTCCTTCCTGGGCCCGGGTAGtgctgaggcctggggagggtgGACTGTCAAGGAAACCTGGTCATACAGAAATGTTTGTTTTGCCATGTATGAGGGAGGAGAAGGGCCTGGAAAATGCCCAACTGGTTGTCCAGGGAAAGGGGAGTTGGATATCTCGGTGTATTCTTGACAGTTTCCCTGGCCGTGGCAGATAAGGTCGAATTCAGCCCGCAGTGGCCCCTGGAGATGTGGTCTGTCAGTCAGTGGGTCCTGCCTGCTTTCTGGATGACTTTTGGAAGAGGGCCCCATTCTGGCACCTCCCCCAGAATCTCATGGCTGTCTTCTGTCACCTTTTGTGGTGTTCATCTCTTTCACGTGAGGACAAGTACTGTTGGGCCTCTGTGAATTTTTAGATCGAAGAGGAGTTTCGTTGTTGGAAGTGGCTTGGCCCCTGACTTCTCAGTGGGGGACGCTTTCGGCCCTTGCTCACTCTTGACACACCCTGCCGGGTCCTTTGGCTCAACTGGATGGCGATTCTGTGTCCTGTGCACTTGGATCTGGAACAGGTGGCCATCTCTCCCATGTGTCAGGCCCTGGTCATTTAGTGCATGGTCCAAATTTCGAGTTCCTGCCTATGAAAGAGaatattgttttcttctctgcctgGAGACTTAGGGTCAGAGGCGCTTGCCCTCCAGGTTCCTCTCTTCGTGGTCTTTCTGAGTCAGGTGTGAACACCCCAAGACTGGCACTGGTCACTTCTGACTGTGGTTTGCATCACAGGCACAAACTGGCACCCCGTCCCCTGAGAGcttgcaaaaaagaaaatcaggatcaGAGTGTGAGAGAAGGGATTTCTGTGAATATGCGTGTGAAgaattttctgtgtttctcttaaCGGATGTGGTAAAATtaggatattttcttctttaccgAAGGAACTCAGAAAACCCGTTGCGGCGAGCCTCACACTTTGCCGCTGGCCGAGTCCCTTCCCCGGGATGTTGGGGCCCCAGCACGTGGGGTCTCCTGGGCCTCCTGGCCGAGGGCTTGTCTTTGAGCCTCAGCCTGGGGCGGCCTCCCATGGACACTGACCGAAGCTTTGTCTTCAGGCCCAGCCCTGCTGGGAGCCCTTCTCCATCACACGGACTTAAGGAAGAGCTTGACCGTGGAACAGGGCGCCATGAAGGTTGAGTTACTGCCCGCGCTGACCGACAACTACATGTACCTGATCATCGACGATGAGACCAAGGAGGCCGCCGTCGTGGACCCGGTGCAGCCACagaaggtggggggcagggccccagcaccaccccaccccctgcgAGGGCTGGTAGCTGCAGTGTCCTTGTAGCTTGGTCAGAGCTAAACAGAAGTTCACCCATTTGGTTTCTGAAAAACAACCGGTGTCCAGCCACTCTGCTGTCGGGCAGAAGGCCAGCGAGGGCTGGAGGCCGCCGGCATCTTGAGGGAGGAGAGCAATGGGCTTCTGTCTGGAAGGTCCTTGGGTGCCAGGAAGCCCCAGGGGCGATTACCTCGGCCAGAGGGACTTGGAGAGGTCATGGGTGGCCCTGAGCTGCCAGCTGGGTCAAGAGGGACCAGGACCGGGAACGGGGCAAGTCAGCAGGGTCAGGGCAGGGCATGGCCCCTCCCGGGCAGGCCTGAGTCCTGCTGGGCCCCCTATAGCTCGGCCACCCAGCGCGGGGAGTGTGACCATGGTCCCGTCGTGCCTCATGTTTGGCTGCAGGTTGTAGAGACGGTGAAGAAGCACGGAGTGAAGCTGACCACGGTGCTCACCACCCACCACCACTGGTAAGTCCTCCCCGGCCGGTGTGGGCCTGTCTGCCCCGGGCCGTGTGCACTCCGGGCCGGTGTCTGTAGGGGTCAGGCACTTTAGGCTCTCTGGGCCCTCTTACGGATGGAGACCTGCGGGATTGGGGTGCTGGAAGCCCTTGTCCCTGCCCAGCTGCGTTCTCTGTGCCACTGAGGATCAGCCCCAGCGGGGTTCTGAGAAGACATGCTGGTAGTGGCCCCTGTGCTGCTGTCCAGTGGCCTTGGCCCTGGGCACTGCTAACTCGGGGCTGCGTGGGATGGACCCCCAGCAGCATATGTGAAGGCTCCGGGCTCGTGTGATGGGAGACAGGCTTTGATGTCAGGGAAGAAACTATTCTAGAcgttggtgtttttaaaaatcaagccgCTCTATTTGGAGAGGCTATGGTTCTGAAATTGAAGGTAGGGGGTGAAGAAGCACCTGTGTCTGCATTTTAGGACTGGAGTTGAAACTCAGAGCTCTTtacactagaaaaaaatatttatttggctctAAATTGTCTTTTGCATGTGAGTGCCTGAGGGCAGCCCCGGTTCCCACAGCTTCAGCCTGCCAGGGCCTGGGCCGGTGGGTCTGTTCTGTGGTGGCCAAGCAGGCACCAGTCTTTGGGGTGTTCCTCCCAGGCTGTCAGCTGTTAACTCCTGAATGCAGCCTTGCCCTTGGCCGTGCTGCTGGGCTTGCTTTCTGGTAAGAAGCCAGGTCTGCCGACCAACCGCCAGGTCACTTTTCTTAAGTTGTGATGCCCTGGGGTTTTTCCTCTGTTTATGTTAGAATACAAAACCCCTGATTCTGCCCCAGACCGAGCCCCATGAGCCGCAAGGtgcctcccttcctgcctgcGCTCCCCAGAGGGTGGGGCAGCGGAGGTGTTGGCACCTGTCCTAAGAGCGCCCGGGGTGTAGCTCTGGGGTGGGCCTGGCAGAGCCCGCCCCTCTTATCTGTGGGCCCCACGGCGGCGTCTGGGCTCCTCGAAGGACTGCGTGGACGAGGCTGCGGGGAGGAGCTGGCACCCTCGCCTTGTCCCGGGAAGGCTGGTCTGATGCAGGGCCCTGGCTGGACTTCTGCGGTGCAGGTCCGGCCCCACAGGCTGTGATACAAGCAggcctgccccccccaacccccgtcccCACCGGGTGCTGCCGAGCTgggcatgggtgtgtgtgtttacttgttTAAAGTtgtaagtgtttttatttttatgttattttaattccagttactATCTGGTGTTACACTGGCTGCGGGTGTGCGACACAGTGGCCCAGTGGCTGTGTGTGCTCCGTGCCCCTCACATGCGGGCTCCTGGAGCCCCGTCACCCGCGTCACcttcccccacccgcctccccgcTGGGAACCATCTGTTCCTCCTCAAGAGTCTGCtccttggtttgtctcccttccttttccttggcTCCTTTGTTTCTTCAGTTATGCGTGTCAGTGAAATCACGCACATTTGCTTTCTCTGACGTTTCTTATAGCATTTGACTCCGCGGTTCCGTCCATGTTCCTGCAAAGGGTAGGAGCTCATTCTTACAGTTGAGtaatgttcctgtgtgtgtgtgtctgtgtgtctgtgtgtgtccgtgtgtacACGCGTAGATACTACACGTCTTTGTGCGTTCATCGGGGGATGGGCACTGGGCTGCTTCCGTCATTCGGCTATTGGAGGTAACGCGGCTGTCCCGGCCGCACGCACCCCCTGGGTGAGCATCCTTGTGTTCTTCGGGTAGAGACCCAGAGCTGCAATGACTGCATCGGGGGATGGTTTGGATTTTAGCTTCTCGAGGAGCCTCCACACTCTCTTGCACGGGGGTTGCGCCAGCTTGCGTTCCCGGCCGCGGGGCGCGAGGGCTCCGCTTTCTCCCGTACTCATCAGCTCTTGTTTCTTACGTCATTGGTTTTAGCCGCGCCGCGCTGTGAGAGGGGACATGTCCTTGTAGTCGGGGTTTGCGCTTCCCCAACGAGGAGTGGCACGGAGCGCGTTTTCATGTGATCGCCGgtcatctgggtgtcttctttggaaaactgtcttttcatgtcttctggccattttttaatttggattatgTGTGTTTGGGCGTGTTGAGTTACAtaagctttttataaattttggatcctaacactttatcagaaatgtcatttgcaaatatcttctcccattctgtaggctgccttttggttttgtggatTGTTTCTCTGGCTGTGCAGacgttttttattttgatgatatcCCGGGAGTTCGTTTTTGCTTTTTGTCCCCTTCGTCTGGAGATGTGTGTAGCAGGAAGGTGCTGTGGCTAATGTTAGAGTCGTCagtgcctgtgttctcctctaggattgtgagggtttcaagtctcacattcgGCTCTTTCATCATTCTGGACTTGTTTTCGTGTGTGGCgtaagaaagtggtccggtttagggggtgcctgggtggctcagtgggttaagccgctgccttcggctcaggtcatgatctcagggtcctgggatcgagccccgcatcgggctttctgctcagcagggagcctgcttcccttcctctctctctctgcctgcctctctgcctacttgtgatctctgtctgtcggataaataaataaaatctttaaaaaaaaaaagaaaaagaaaaaagaaagtggtccggtttcattcttctgcatctgactgtcctattttcccaacatcagttgtcgaagagactgtccttttcccgtTGCGTATTTTTGGATGggtcatttctgggctctctgttctgttccgtggatctgtgtgtctgtttttgtgccgctgccacactgtcttgatgatcacagcttgtgatagagcttgaagtccggaatccTGGTGCCGCCTGCTTTGCTTCTGGTTTTCAGGATCACTGTAGCCTGGGGCCTTTGTGGTTCCCTAGAAATTTTAGGGTTCTTTGTtgtagctctgtgaaaaatggggGTAGTATTGGTGGGTGTTGCATTGAATGGTAGATTGCTTTGGAAAGTAGACATTTTAGCAGtgttttttcttccagtccatgagcacaCAGTggaatgtctttgtttctttctgtcttcagctTCTTTCCCAGTGTTCCACAGTTTTCAGACTAGTCGtctcacctctttggttaggtttagttCTGGGTGTTGtatatttttggtgcaattgtaaatgggatcattttcctaatttctctaaATGCTGCTTTATTAGCACATagaagtgcaacagatttctacgcatttttaaaaatattttatttatttatttatttgacagagatcacaagtaggcagagaggcaggcagagagagaggaggaagcaggccccccgctgagcagagagcccgatgcggggctcgggctccatcccaggaccctgggaccatgacctgagctgaaggcagagtctttaacccattgagcccccAGACGCCCCATCTACGTGTTGGTTtttatcctgcaaccttgctgaatttgtgtatcagttctagcagttttttggtggtcttttggGTGGGGcatggccatttaaaaaaaatatttttttaaagattttattttatttacttggcagagagaatgtgagagagggaacacagctgggggagcaggagagggagaagcaggctccctgctgagcagacagtcctatgtggggctcgactccgggaccctaagatcatgacctgagccgaaggcagacacccaacgactgagccacccaggcgccccattttattttattattactgatttatttatttttagggagggagagatgggggagggcagaagaagagggagagagacaatcttaagcaggttaCACAATCTCACCACCATgaggttgtgacctgagctgaaatgaagagttgggtgcttaaccagcGGAACCGCCCAGGTGTCCCGGCATTGCCATTTTAGAAGACAGCTTCCACCTGCTTAGGGCAGTGGGTCCCAAAGTGGGCCACCTGGGAGCATCCTGTTAGAACTCCTGCTCTGCAGGCCACCAGGGGCCAGCTGCGTCACCACGTGGGGCAGGGAGTCAGGCCGTGGTGCTTCTTACAGACCCTCAGGTGACTCTTGTGTGCGTGGAGCCTGGGAGCCGGGCATAGGGATCATCTAGGAGTTTGGGCTTTGGTGTGTTTGCTTCAGAAGCTTCCGCGGCTACAGGGCAGGGGCGCAGAAATGCCTCACTCGGGAATGGCACGTCTGAGAATGTTCTCATCAGTACCGCCAAATGACAAGCCAGTTTCCTGTGTTGGGAGAGGAGTTTCTGCTGAGACATAACCAGGAAGGAGCCTTGTGCTGGGGGGTTTAAGAGCAAGCAGGTCTGGTCCCATCAACAAAAGCCCAGGTCTCCTTTCCCGCTTCCAGGGATCATGCCGGCGGAAACGAGAAGCTGGTCAAGCTGGCGCCTGGGTTGAAGGTGTGCGGGGGTGACGACCGGATCGGGGCCCTGACTCACAAGGTCACGCACCTGTCCACACTGCAGGTGAGCAGTGCACTGACGGAGGGCACGGTTCGGTGGGGACACAGACACCCCCCGCCTGCATTCCCTCCCTGACTCGGGGACCCGGTGGGTGGAGGACGGCCTGACGGTGCCCTCGCCAGGCCCCGTCTCCAGACGGTTGGGGCAACTGGACCCGTTGATGTGAGGTCCAGCAGGAGGATGTCCCCAGGAGCTtggtggcggggcggggcgcaGGCGCACAGCTCCTGGTGCGCACGTGCAGAGCACACTCGCGGCCTGGGAGGCCGTCCTCGTCTGCTGACCAGTGGGCTGGTCCGCTGACCCGTGGGAAGGTTGCACCGATGTAGGTCTTGAATTCAGTCCTTGTGGGCCTG encodes:
- the HAGH gene encoding hydroxyacylglutathione hydrolase, mitochondrial isoform X3, which encodes MVLGRGLLGRRSLAALGAACARRGLGPALLGALLHHTDLRKSLTVEQGAMKVELLPALTDNYMYLIIDDETKEAAVVDPVQPQKVVETVKKHGVKLTTVLTTHHHWDHAGGNEKLVKLAPGLKVCGGDDRIGALTHKVTHLSTLQVTPCLWPAVGSSTRGQRMRCTEPCSRSWAGSLPTRECTVATSTPSTTSSSRATWNPTIPPFRRSWPGPRRSTASVSPRCHQPSPRSSPTTRS